The DNA sequence TTTCAAAGGCATCAACTGAGGCAACATAAGCACTTTGTAATTTCAGAGCCTCATCGTGCGAATCGTCCGTTCTTTCGTTTTTCGCTCTATTGTATCGCGGCATTTCCATTACTTCGCAAATCACGCGGTTGTTTAAATAAACCAAAGCCTTCAAAACTTGGCCGTCGTTTCCGTCTAGCCAATACACGTCAAACTCTTTTCCCTCGATGACTCTCATTTTTTGAATAAGAGCCTCACCAGTTAAAATCTTTCCGTCCTCCGCTATGGCTCTTTTTTGGCTTTGTAGTCTGATATATCCTACATTGCACGAAGTCGTTGTTTTGTGCCCGATAACGGGTAAAATTGCTTCCCAGTTGGTCGGCTTTAAGTTAGGGTCTTGACGCTGCTCGAAATAATCCCATTTACTTAAACCGTTTTCCTCAGGATGTGGCATGTTATTGTATTGCTCTAGCTCAAGTAATCGCTCGTTTATTAAAATGTCATACGGAATAACCTCTTTTTTTGCACCGCTCAATTGGTTGGCCTCGCTTTTTGCCGTTGGTCTCGCCAACCATCCTGATGCCCCCTTTTCCATTTCGTAACGAAGCTTACCGTTTATGCGCTCAATGTATTTTCCTCGCGCATTGTTGGCCTCGATTTTTACTTCTTGGAACATTGCCCCGGGGCGTAGCAAATTGTCCTTAAAACTGCTGTTTAATGAGCTTTCACACTCTAACTCAAAAGGCAAACAGAATCCCCATTCGGTATAGTTTCGAACCATTTGACGGTAGAAATCAACAATAATTCCCTCTTTTGTTTTTCCCCAAACTACTGTGGTGATGGCGCGAGAGGCAATATCAACACCGAGGTAGAACCAAGCTCGATCGCCTTTGGTATTGTAAACAAATGGTGGTTGGCGGTCATCAATCGAAATAATAGATCCGGCTAACTCCGGTAAGTCCATTTGATGGTGTGGTTTGAAGTTCCCCATATACACCTGACGGTCTCCACTTCTTGCCTTATGGGTTGCCAGCTTGTTTTCCCATTTGTTTATATAACTAATAATGCAACCTTTTGATAATGCCTTAAAATCTTTTGGGTCATACAGCTCGCCCGTATTCTCATTGTACACTTCCGCATAGTTGTTCAGAAAAGCGTCGTAACTTTTAGCTACCTCCGTTGGCGTGGGCTTATGTAATTGATTTTTAAACAAACCATTGAAAATCATTTCTGTTTTATCATCTACCTTACGAGCGTTGTTAATTCTGCCTCCCTCAGGGTCTTTGATTAATGGGAAATACAAATCGTCTTTGCATTCTTTTAAAAGCTTTTTAAACTGCTTTTCACTTGTGGGTAGGTTGTGTGTTACTTCGTGTTTAATTTTTAGCGTATTATTGAAATTTTCGACATCCTTGACCACAGTTGCAACAATTCCGCGAAGTGATCCCTTTAATTTAATGCGCTCCTGTGTGCGAGCCTGTTCTAATTTGATCGAGGCTTTCATAACTGAGGCGTTAATAATGTATCGCTCCTGTTCGTCGGATTCCAATTTGTTTCCCGCACGTTTAAATCGGGAATAATAGCGAACTGCGTCAGCGTCAAACTCAAAGAAAGTTTCTAAAGGATTATCCACACGCCTCGGGTCACCAAGTGCGTCTTGAATGTGTGGCTTAAGGCTGTCGAAGTCAAGGAGCAACTTTCTACCGTTACCTCCAATTTGTAGGCGCTTTATCCCGAAGGGCTTTTCCTCGTAACGTTTTATTTCTTTTTGCAATGATCCAAGAGTGTTCCAAAAACTCGGGACTAACTCTTCTGATTCAACTGCAATAATGTTGTTTGAATATTGATAGGGCATATTATTCTAAGGTTTTATTGATAAAGTTTTGAACCGTTGTTTCGTTCTCCTTTACCATTTTGCTATAATCTTTTTTAATTATATCAGGCGTTAAACCTTTTACCGTTCCGTTTATACTTTGACGGATATAATATTTTGAAACGCCATATTTTAAAAACAACGCCTCTAAAATATTTGAATCGTAGGATTTGTAAATTTTTGTCTTACTTTTGCTCATCGTCTTGTTTGTTTTAAATATTGAAACAAAGATATAAACTTGTTTAGATTAAACGATATAAAATATAAACTTTTTTACATTAAATTTTTTATATGTCTGAATTAGAGAGAATTAAAATAGCCGTTAAAACATTGATAAGTTTAGGTATAGGCAAGAATCAGGAGGAAATCGGTAAACTAATGGGGTACAAAAGCAAGTCTTCATTTTCACAAGTACTTAATGAAAAAGTGCCGTTACCCGGGGAATTCGTGACTAAACTTTGTAAATTGAGCGACCGTTTAGAAAAAAACTGGGTTACTACTGGAAAAGGTAATGTTTTAAAAAGCGACAATGAAAATAAACAAGTTAATATGAGAAGTAACTCAGATAGGACTAATTTATCAGAGTCAAATGATGATAATTTAATAAAAGAAAAAGGAATACCGCTTATACCGATAGATGCAATGGCAGGATATGGCGCGGGAGATATTCAAGTTATGGAGTACGAAACAGAACGTTTTATAGTTCCCACTTTTAAGGGATCAGATTATTTAATCAATGTCCGGGGTAGCTCAATGTATCCAAAATACAACAGTGGCGATATTGTAGCATGCAAACATTTGCCTTTAGATACTTTCTTTCAGTGGAACAAAGTTTACGTATTAGATACCGTTCAGGGAGTTCTAATAAAACGTATTTGTAAGTCTGAAAATGAAGAATATATCACAATCGTAAGTGATAATAAAAATTACGACCCTTTCGAGCTACATAAATCTGATATTAGATCAATTGCAATAGTAACTGGAGTAATAAGACTTGAATAGTAGTTTTTTTTACAATCCTTTCTACTTATGCCTTGTTAATGCATTGATTAATAGTGATTTTTACGCTTTTCAATGAGATTAACTTTATTATTAAATGCCGTGAGTTTATCTTTTTAATGCAGAAAACAAATATAAACTACAAAAACAAGAATGTAAACTTGTTTATATTTTATAGATTTTGTCCACCCAACTGTCCACCCAACTGTCTATGCAAAATAATAAATCAATTTTTCTACTTATTTAAATCGTTCGGTTTTTTCCATAAAAAAACCACCATATTGGTGGTTAAATTATGTTTAAAAATGCCTTAAAGGCTAATAAAGGCGGCGTTTTTGCCTATATTTGTGATTGCCCGGTACTTTCTTAAGTACCCCCAGTAATTAAGCGTTATTTAAGAAGTATTTAAAAGGCAATTATTATCATTTAATTGGAACTTTTGTTTTTGACCAATTTTCTACTTTATTTGATGTAAAGTGTTGATTTTATTGGGTTTTTCGACCTTTTTTATAATGTATTAATTTAGAACTATTGTTTAATAGCCCTTACGTTTTTCTTAGAAAAAAAATGTAATTTAAATTCCGGCACCTCTAAGGCAAGTTCCAAATCCCAAAAAACTTCTTAAAAAAGTTAAATTAGCGTTATAGGAATCATAAAACTGAACCTCAGAACCAGCAAAGTAGCTTTTCACTTTTCTTTATTATTTATATTTGAGACACAAAATTCAAATGAAAAAGAAAATGCCACAAATAAGATTTTATCCAAACGAAGAATTCAAAGAAATAGAAATAAACGCCTCATTACAACTTAGATATGCCATTTCGAACAGAGGCCGATTAATTAGCTTTATAGACGAAATGGAAAATGGTCGTCTCTTAAAAGGAGGCCTGAGCGACGGCTACCCTACTTTTAGATTTAAAGTCAAAAAAGACGACAAAATTATCAACAAATACCTGTTTTTGTATAAGCTGGTTGCGCATTATTTCATTCCAAAAGAATCAGAAGAGCAAACCTATGTTTTGCACTTAGACTACAACAGAAGCAACGACGACAGCAATAATTTATGTTGGGCGACGAAACCCGAAATGATGGCACACAGTCGTAAAAGCCCACGTGTAATTCAGGCCAAAAAGAATCTGATCGAGCACAACTTAAAAGCCGATGGAAGAAAATT is a window from the Flavobacterium cupriresistens genome containing:
- a CDS encoding NUMOD4 domain-containing protein, which encodes MPQIRFYPNEEFKEIEINASLQLRYAISNRGRLISFIDEMENGRLLKGGLSDGYPTFRFKVKKDDKIINKYLFLYKLVAHYFIPKESEEQTYVLHLDYNRSNDDSNNLCWATKPEMMAHSRKSPRVIQAKKNLIEHNLKADGRKLTTTKVMLIKKILARPEQKTRLKMIAKQFGVSEMQIRRIASGENWGHIKV
- a CDS encoding S24 family peptidase, which encodes MSELERIKIAVKTLISLGIGKNQEEIGKLMGYKSKSSFSQVLNEKVPLPGEFVTKLCKLSDRLEKNWVTTGKGNVLKSDNENKQVNMRSNSDRTNLSESNDDNLIKEKGIPLIPIDAMAGYGAGDIQVMEYETERFIVPTFKGSDYLINVRGSSMYPKYNSGDIVACKHLPLDTFFQWNKVYVLDTVQGVLIKRICKSENEEYITIVSDNKNYDPFELHKSDIRSIAIVTGVIRLE